CGGCCAGCACGTCGCTCGGGTAGTGCAGGCCCAGCACCACGCGCGACAGGCCCACGCCGAAGGTGAAGGGCACCAGCAACGGCGCCAGCCACGGGTAGTAGGCCAGCGCCACGATGGTGAACGACACCGCGTGCAGGGTGTGCCCGGAAGGGAAGCTGAACTCGTCCAGCGGTGCCACCCAGGCGCGGATGCGCAGGTCGGCCGCGTACGGGCGCGGGCGCCGGGTCCAGCGCTTCAGGCCCTTGTACAGCAGCAGGGCGGCCAGGCCGGTGGCGGCCATGTGCACCGACGCGCGCAGGCCGTCGAAGCCATCGACCAGCACCAGTGCGCCCATCAGCACGTACCAGAACACGCCATCACCCAGCCGGCTGATGACCGAGAACAGGCGGCGCACGCGGCGGCGCCGGCAGTAGTGGTTTGCCCGGCGGCACAGCCGTGCTTCGCGGCCGGCCAGTCCTTCAAGCGGCGTTGTGCGCATGTCCGGTCCTCCGTGCCTGGGCCAGTTCGGCCAGCAGCGTTTCGAATTCGGCCACCACCTGCTGCGGGTGCAGGCGCTTCATCGCGCGGGCGGCGTTGCTGCCCAGCTCGCGGCGTAGCACATCGTCGCTGGCCAGCTGCACGGCTGCCTCGACGAACGCCTCGTCGGTATCCACCGCCGCGCCGTTTTCACCATTGCGCAGGTACTCGCGCGCGGCGCCGTAATCGAAGGCCACCGTGGCCAGGCCGCAGGCCATGCTTTCCAGAGTCACGTTGCCGAACGTCTCGCTGCGGCTGGGGAACAGGAACAGGTCGCCGCTGGCGAAGTGGCGGGCCAGGGCGTCGCCGCGCTGGATGCCGCAGAAGATGAAATCCGGATTCTCGTGGGCCAGCTTCTCGCGCGCCGGGCCTTCGCCGACGAACACGAAGCGCGCTTTCGGCCGCACCTGCTGCAGGCGGCGGAAGGCCTTCACCGCCAGGCCGAGGTTCTTCTCGGCGGCGATGCGGCCGACGTAGATGGCGACCAGGCCGTTGCCGTCGACGCCCCATTCCTCGCGCAGGGCGGGATCGCGCCGGCTGGGTTCGAACTGCTGGCTGTCGACGGCGCGGGCCAGCAGGCGCACCCGCTCGAAGCCCTGGTCGGTAAGGAACTGCTGCAGTTCGCGGGTCGGCACCAGGGTGGCATCGGCCTGGTTGTGGAAGCGACGCATCCAGCGCATCGCCGCCGTCTGCAGCCAGGCCACGCCATAGTCGGGCAGGTACTCGTCGAAGCGGGTGTGGAAGCCGGTCGCCACCGGGATGCCGAGGCGGCGGGCGGTGCGCAGCGCCGACCAGCCCAGCGGGCCTTCGGTGGCG
This genomic stretch from Stenotrophomonas sp. SAU14A_NAIMI4_5 harbors:
- a CDS encoding phosphatase PAP2 family protein, producing MRTTPLEGLAGREARLCRRANHYCRRRRVRRLFSVISRLGDGVFWYVLMGALVLVDGFDGLRASVHMAATGLAALLLYKGLKRWTRRPRPYAADLRIRAWVAPLDEFSFPSGHTLHAVSFTIVALAYYPWLAPLLVPFTFGVGLSRVVLGLHYPSDVLAATGIAALLAAASLAWLPLPV
- a CDS encoding glycosyltransferase family 1 protein, which gives rise to MRHAIVTETYPPEVNGVALTVQGLEQGLRASGHEVDLIRPRQASEALDAAPGTLLVPGAALPRYPGLRFGLPAPIRLGRHWQQQRPDAVYIATEGPLGWSALRTARRLGIPVATGFHTRFDEYLPDYGVAWLQTAAMRWMRRFHNQADATLVPTRELQQFLTDQGFERVRLLARAVDSQQFEPSRRDPALREEWGVDGNGLVAIYVGRIAAEKNLGLAVKAFRRLQQVRPKARFVFVGEGPAREKLAHENPDFIFCGIQRGDALARHFASGDLFLFPSRSETFGNVTLESMACGLATVAFDYGAAREYLRNGENGAAVDTDEAFVEAAVQLASDDVLRRELGSNAARAMKRLHPQQVVAEFETLLAELAQARRTGHAHNAA